A genomic segment from Opitutaceae bacterium encodes:
- a CDS encoding FliM/FliN family flagellar motor switch protein, with product MDTEGNTGMDAPGSETTRNPEAVPVESVRLFNSEGQRLADREASSIRSFDFRNPVFLPEAELRQVRLRHEDLARYVSARLSIFLRKDFAVRNGDLETMTFGGFTESIPDPSLLMIFKVEPLFGVGVLEIDPNLALHIADRMLGGRSQSLESTGYLTEIETNLVEDVVAIVLEEWSRQWRSDRDLKHVLIGRETNGRFLQTSPTNAVVLVADLQVKMGECAGRIRISVPYYTLEPLIKEMQLGRQKESSGLALENKTEWRSSYNSIPVELIAEWEASVMTVREVLNLKVGDIIELPRGIISRTRLRMENLVRFVGEAGLEDGTIAVRINRTTEGERI from the coding sequence ATGGATACAGAGGGCAATACAGGGATGGACGCCCCCGGCAGTGAGACGACCCGGAACCCGGAGGCCGTCCCCGTCGAATCGGTTCGTCTGTTCAACTCCGAGGGCCAGCGGCTCGCCGATCGCGAGGCCTCGAGCATCCGGAGTTTTGATTTCCGCAACCCGGTCTTCCTTCCCGAGGCTGAATTGCGCCAGGTCCGTCTGCGCCACGAGGATCTTGCCCGCTACGTCTCGGCCCGCCTTTCCATCTTTCTCCGCAAGGACTTTGCCGTCCGTAACGGCGATTTGGAGACGATGACTTTCGGTGGGTTCACCGAATCGATTCCCGATCCGTCGCTCCTCATGATCTTCAAGGTGGAGCCACTCTTCGGAGTCGGTGTCCTCGAGATCGATCCGAACCTGGCCCTCCATATCGCCGATCGCATGTTGGGCGGCCGAAGCCAGTCCCTCGAAAGCACCGGCTACCTGACCGAGATCGAGACCAATCTGGTCGAGGATGTGGTTGCCATCGTCCTCGAGGAATGGAGCCGTCAGTGGCGAAGCGACCGGGACCTCAAGCACGTCCTGATCGGGCGGGAGACCAATGGCCGGTTCCTTCAGACCTCGCCCACCAATGCGGTCGTCCTGGTGGCCGATCTCCAGGTCAAGATGGGCGAATGCGCCGGGCGCATCCGGATTTCCGTTCCCTACTACACCCTCGAACCCCTGATCAAGGAAATGCAACTGGGCCGCCAGAAGGAGTCCTCGGGGCTGGCCCTGGAGAACAAGACGGAGTGGCGCTCATCCTACAACTCGATCCCGGTCGAGCTGATCGCCGAATGGGAGGCGTCCGTCATGACAGTGAGGGAAGTGCTCAACCTGAAAGTCGGCGACATCATTGAACTGCCCCGCGGCATCATCAGCCGAACCCGCCTGCGGATGGAAAATCTGGTCCGCTTCGTCGGCGAGGCCGGCTTGGAGGACGGGACGATCGCCGTCCGGATCAATAGGACAACCGAAGGAGAAAGAATTTGA
- a CDS encoding flagellar basal body-associated FliL family protein — protein MAEEKKAKAADATEKGKGGGFLPLLLVIILVPAISYAMTEFLVIPKMKAALASSGHEAEPAEHGSLPDTQKGAAIHSVEFKDIVSNIAGSMKSRYIKVSFTAYSADPEIEERVKHDRAKLLDATLSILSSLTLAELEEAGVKNKIRTELLLSFESVMHARLFEELYFSEFVVQ, from the coding sequence ATGGCTGAAGAAAAGAAGGCAAAAGCGGCGGACGCGACGGAGAAGGGCAAAGGGGGTGGATTCCTTCCCCTCCTTCTCGTCATCATCCTCGTCCCGGCCATCTCCTATGCGATGACCGAGTTCCTCGTCATCCCGAAGATGAAGGCGGCTCTCGCTTCGTCCGGTCACGAGGCGGAACCGGCCGAACACGGCAGCCTGCCGGATACCCAGAAGGGCGCAGCCATTCACTCGGTCGAGTTCAAGGACATCGTCAGCAATATCGCCGGCTCCATGAAGAGCCGCTACATCAAGGTCAGCTTCACCGCCTACAGCGCCGATCCCGAGATCGAGGAACGGGTGAAACACGATCGCGCGAAACTGCTCGATGCCACCCTGAGCATCCTCTCATCGCTGACTCTGGCGGAACTGGAGGAGGCGGGGGTGAAAAACAAGATCCGCACCGAATTGCTTCTCTCGTTCGAATCCGTGATGCACGCCCGGCTCTTCGAAGAGCTCTACTTCTCCGAATTCGTCGTTCAATAA
- a CDS encoding flagellar hook-basal body complex protein: MALIGSLNSGISALRNFARGLEVIGNNIANVNSVAFKGATTKYTDSFSQFLNKPSSSPSDGNGSNTSASQIGMGVEISGIQTKFLQGAISITGQTTDLAISGEGFFQVLNVPDNTIFATRAGDFRTDDRNFLVTNEGYRLQGLTGGSASFTATMVSGELTFTKTDIPPSAIGDFQLDFEPTFANGLLINNTGGAMTDAEVEAAAPGLDSIGIAPNGEIKARVTVTGDEVVLGKILLMNFKDPTALTREGANLFSGFDAAGVVGSLTLSAAENTAGTNGLGSIRSGALELSNVDLTEEFANMITTQRSFQAGSRIITVSDAVLEEVVNLKR; encoded by the coding sequence ATGGCACTTATCGGATCACTGAACAGCGGCATCAGCGCCCTGAGAAATTTCGCCCGGGGCCTTGAGGTCATCGGCAACAATATCGCCAACGTCAACAGCGTCGCCTTCAAGGGCGCCACGACCAAGTATACGGATTCGTTCAGCCAGTTTCTGAACAAGCCGTCCAGTTCTCCCTCCGATGGCAACGGCTCGAACACCTCGGCCTCCCAGATCGGCATGGGCGTCGAGATCTCCGGCATCCAGACCAAGTTTCTCCAGGGAGCCATTTCCATCACCGGTCAGACCACCGATCTTGCCATCTCCGGTGAGGGCTTCTTCCAGGTCCTCAACGTTCCGGACAATACCATTTTCGCCACCCGGGCCGGAGATTTCCGCACCGACGATCGCAACTTCCTCGTGACCAACGAAGGCTACCGCCTCCAGGGCCTGACCGGCGGCTCGGCCTCGTTTACCGCCACCATGGTCTCCGGCGAATTGACCTTCACGAAAACCGATATTCCGCCTTCGGCGATCGGAGATTTCCAGCTCGATTTCGAGCCGACCTTTGCCAATGGCCTGCTCATCAACAATACCGGCGGGGCCATGACCGATGCCGAGGTCGAAGCGGCCGCCCCCGGTCTCGACTCCATCGGGATCGCACCCAATGGCGAGATCAAGGCGCGGGTCACGGTGACGGGTGACGAGGTGGTCCTGGGCAAGATTCTCCTGATGAACTTCAAGGACCCCACCGCCCTGACCCGGGAAGGCGCCAACCTCTTCAGCGGCTTCGATGCGGCCGGCGTGGTCGGTTCCCTCACCTTGAGCGCCGCAGAGAATACCGCGGGAACGAACGGTCTCGGCAGCATCCGCTCCGGAGCCCTCGAACTCTCGAACGTCGATTTGACCGAGGAGTTCGCCAACATGATCACCACCCAGCGCAGTTTCCAGGCCGGCTCACGCATCATCACGGTCAGCGACGCGGTGCTTGAAGAGGTGGTCAACCTCAAGCGGTAA
- a CDS encoding flagellar hook capping FlgD N-terminal domain-containing protein, translated as MNAVQSINPSSTDYVAPGSVRTPKQVLGQEDFLKLLTVQFSSQDPLKPMEDTSFIAQMANFSSLEIMNNMSTSMANLSTSQQLSAAQLLLGKDVEVLGKDNNRATGTVSAVFMDGDKTMIRVGNQDYDIASVSRIQMNTTQTQPEI; from the coding sequence ATGAATGCTGTCCAATCCATCAATCCCTCCTCGACCGACTACGTCGCTCCGGGTTCCGTCCGCACGCCGAAGCAGGTCCTCGGACAGGAGGATTTCCTGAAACTGCTCACGGTCCAGTTCTCCAGCCAGGATCCCCTCAAGCCGATGGAGGACACCAGCTTCATCGCACAGATGGCGAACTTCAGCTCGCTCGAGATCATGAACAACATGAGCACGAGCATGGCGAATCTCTCGACCAGCCAGCAGCTCTCCGCCGCCCAGCTTCTCCTCGGCAAAGACGTCGAGGTGCTCGGTAAGGACAACAATCGCGCCACCGGGACGGTCTCGGCGGTATTCATGGACGGCGACAAGACGATGATCCGGGTCGGCAACCAGGACTACGACATCGCCTCCGTTTCACGTATCCAGATGAACACGACTCAAACTCAACCGGAAATCTGA
- a CDS encoding flagellar FliJ family protein, which produces MKGFRFKLESVLTLRNWDEERARTELAQALARERRFERSLAEIDQQIEQSLSSWVVDRRAGGHAAREVGQWAHLNHLDRNRREIDEKCRAARKVREEKTTRLLECRQQRRVIEKLKERRHEAFQKDLQGSLEREIEDLFNARFRQKS; this is translated from the coding sequence ATGAAGGGCTTTCGCTTCAAACTCGAATCCGTCCTCACCCTGAGGAACTGGGACGAGGAACGCGCGCGGACCGAACTTGCCCAGGCTCTCGCGAGGGAGCGTCGTTTCGAGCGGAGTCTGGCCGAAATCGACCAGCAGATAGAGCAGTCCCTCTCATCCTGGGTGGTCGATCGGCGGGCCGGGGGGCATGCCGCCCGGGAAGTCGGTCAGTGGGCGCATCTCAATCACCTCGACCGCAACCGCCGGGAGATCGACGAGAAATGTCGGGCCGCCCGAAAGGTGCGCGAAGAAAAAACCACCCGCCTGCTCGAGTGCCGGCAGCAACGACGGGTCATCGAAAAACTAAAGGAACGCCGGCACGAAGCCTTCCAGAAGGATCTCCAGGGAAGTCTCGAGCGGGAGATCGAAGACCTCTTCAACGCCCGTTTCCGACAGAAATCGTGA
- a CDS encoding FliI/YscN family ATPase: MTVAEADWIRVLEDRVTHSQTLEHIGRVAQVTGLLVESDGPQGKLGDVCEIVSDEHGVTVFAEVVGFREHRVLLMPLGDMEGIHPGCEVRLRRQRNAIPTGRNLLGRVLDGMGRPIDDLGVLDAPRDGQLRRHPPNPLRRRRIDEPFRTGVRAIDLFCPVGRGQRLGIFAGSGVGKSTLLGMLARGGEADVNVIALVGERGRELREFIEQDLGPEGMARSVVVVATSDQTAPVRLRAAYTATAIAESFRDEGASVLFLLDSVTRFAMAQREIGLAVGEPPTSRGYTPSVFSILPRILERTGMGESGSITAFYTVLVEGDDFNEPIADAVRGILDGHLVLSRGLATANHFPAIDVLESVSRLANDVLSRGELELTSQARDLLSVYRKNEDLINLGAYQVGANPKIDRAIHLHDRLNGLLKQDSADLTGRESSFKGLREVFA; the protein is encoded by the coding sequence ATGACCGTGGCCGAGGCCGACTGGATTCGTGTCCTCGAGGACCGGGTCACCCACTCCCAGACGCTCGAACACATCGGCCGGGTGGCCCAGGTCACCGGCCTGCTGGTCGAGAGCGATGGGCCGCAGGGCAAGTTGGGCGACGTCTGCGAAATCGTATCGGACGAACACGGCGTCACCGTTTTTGCCGAGGTGGTCGGATTCCGTGAGCACCGCGTCCTGCTGATGCCTCTGGGCGACATGGAAGGCATCCACCCGGGATGTGAGGTTCGTTTGCGGCGTCAGCGCAATGCCATTCCCACCGGTCGCAACCTGCTGGGCCGCGTCCTTGACGGGATGGGCCGGCCGATCGACGACCTTGGCGTTCTCGACGCACCCCGGGACGGGCAGCTTCGACGCCATCCCCCCAATCCTCTGCGCCGCCGTCGAATCGACGAACCCTTTCGCACCGGGGTCCGGGCCATCGACCTCTTCTGCCCCGTCGGGCGTGGGCAGCGCCTGGGCATATTCGCAGGAAGCGGCGTCGGCAAGTCCACACTCCTGGGCATGTTGGCCCGGGGTGGGGAAGCGGATGTCAACGTCATTGCCCTGGTCGGGGAACGCGGCCGCGAGTTGCGCGAGTTCATCGAGCAGGATCTCGGGCCCGAGGGAATGGCCAGGTCGGTGGTCGTCGTGGCGACTTCCGATCAGACGGCTCCCGTCCGGCTCCGTGCGGCCTATACCGCCACCGCGATCGCCGAGTCCTTCCGCGACGAAGGCGCCAGTGTGCTCTTTCTGCTCGATTCGGTCACCCGCTTCGCCATGGCCCAGCGGGAGATCGGACTGGCCGTTGGCGAGCCGCCAACCAGCCGGGGCTACACCCCCTCGGTCTTTTCCATCCTTCCCCGGATCCTGGAGAGAACCGGGATGGGGGAAAGCGGATCGATCACCGCCTTCTACACTGTCCTGGTTGAGGGGGATGACTTCAACGAGCCGATTGCCGATGCCGTTCGCGGCATCCTCGACGGCCACCTGGTGCTTTCACGCGGACTTGCCACCGCCAATCACTTTCCCGCCATCGATGTCCTCGAGAGCGTCAGCCGTCTGGCCAATGATGTCCTTTCCCGCGGCGAACTCGAGTTGACCAGCCAGGCTCGGGATCTCCTGTCGGTCTACCGGAAAAATGAAGACCTGATCAATCTGGGCGCCTACCAGGTCGGAGCCAATCCCAAGATCGACCGCGCCATCCACCTGCACGACCGGTTGAACGGGCTGCTCAAGCAGGACTCCGCCGACCTGACCGGTCGTGAGTCAAGTTTCAAGGGCCTGAGGGAGGTCTTCGCATGA
- a CDS encoding FliH/SctL family protein: protein MLSAERIRFDRALQSVSIRYDGPAARRGGDGFEELLRSEYQRGYDAGSDHVNRQILEQRNEINQMRALLLENAEKALDQAVLEIRGALPGLALQVVRRMIAGIEWDVAGIARMAEDVLIESGVDPSEVELRLNPADLDLLRDLDPSMAERHPGVRLVADGRLERGGCEAITRFGKIDGRLSRKLERLEASMEGSV from the coding sequence GTGTTGTCAGCTGAACGGATCCGTTTCGATCGCGCGCTCCAGTCGGTCTCGATCCGTTATGACGGTCCCGCGGCCCGCCGTGGCGGCGATGGCTTTGAAGAACTGCTGCGATCCGAGTATCAGCGCGGCTATGACGCGGGCTCCGATCACGTCAACCGACAGATTCTTGAGCAACGGAACGAAATCAATCAGATGCGGGCGTTGCTCCTTGAGAATGCCGAGAAGGCGCTCGATCAGGCGGTTCTGGAGATTCGCGGCGCCCTGCCCGGGCTGGCTCTCCAGGTCGTCCGCCGGATGATCGCCGGCATCGAGTGGGATGTCGCCGGCATCGCCCGGATGGCCGAGGACGTGCTCATCGAGTCGGGAGTCGATCCGAGCGAAGTCGAGCTTCGGCTCAATCCGGCCGATCTGGATTTGCTGCGCGATCTGGATCCTTCGATGGCGGAGCGTCATCCCGGCGTGCGCCTGGTAGCGGACGGCCGGCTCGAGCGGGGCGGTTGCGAGGCGATCACCCGTTTTGGCAAGATCGATGGCCGGCTCTCACGGAAACTTGAGCGGCTGGAAGCGTCGATGGAGGGCTCCGTATGA
- the fliG gene encoding flagellar motor switch protein FliG, with translation MSITSYQQLTKLQRLAIFLIVIGPETAAEILRQFEDPEIEAICREMTHFPVVEPEVQQEVIEEFSSLIMESFSSLAGGAAFARRTLELAKGDTKAASILERISPGGNSADCIKEIGEMEPQQIFNLIKTEQSQTIAFVLSYLEMEKAAAILPMLHADVREDVVERLGTLEATSLELVNKVAKALTVNLDHSAKLTMHTSGGVRPAAELLNSLDREESKSILTRMEERNPELTNAIRKKMFGFADLVRLEQKDLQRIMREVDTSDLVLALKTATPMLNDAISGAISKRAAETLKEELEMLGSVRLKDVEAAQDRIIQIVRRLEEQEEISLEKGGAGVVS, from the coding sequence ATGTCGATAACAAGCTATCAGCAGCTGACCAAGCTTCAGCGATTGGCGATTTTCCTCATCGTGATCGGTCCGGAAACAGCGGCCGAGATTCTTCGCCAGTTTGAGGACCCCGAAATCGAAGCCATCTGCCGCGAGATGACCCACTTCCCCGTGGTCGAACCCGAGGTCCAGCAGGAGGTGATCGAGGAGTTCAGCAGTCTGATCATGGAGAGCTTTTCCTCCCTGGCCGGAGGCGCGGCGTTCGCCCGGCGCACCCTTGAGCTGGCCAAGGGCGACACCAAGGCGGCTTCCATTCTTGAACGCATCTCGCCGGGCGGCAATTCGGCCGACTGCATCAAGGAAATCGGTGAGATGGAGCCCCAGCAGATCTTCAACCTGATCAAGACCGAACAGAGCCAGACCATCGCCTTCGTCCTCTCCTACCTCGAGATGGAGAAGGCGGCCGCCATCCTGCCCATGCTTCACGCCGACGTCCGCGAGGATGTGGTTGAGCGCCTTGGCACTCTCGAAGCCACCTCGCTCGAACTGGTCAACAAGGTGGCCAAGGCCTTGACCGTCAATCTGGATCACAGCGCGAAGCTGACCATGCATACCAGTGGCGGGGTGCGCCCGGCAGCCGAGCTTCTCAACAGCCTCGATCGCGAGGAGAGCAAGAGCATCCTGACCCGGATGGAGGAGCGGAACCCCGAGCTGACCAACGCCATCCGCAAGAAGATGTTCGGCTTCGCCGACCTCGTCCGCCTTGAACAGAAGGACCTCCAGCGGATCATGCGCGAAGTCGATACCAGCGACCTCGTCCTCGCCCTCAAGACAGCGACCCCGATGCTCAATGACGCCATCAGCGGTGCCATCTCCAAGCGGGCCGCCGAGACTTTGAAGGAGGAGCTCGAAATGCTCGGCTCGGTCCGACTGAAGGATGTGGAGGCGGCTCAGGACCGTATCATCCAGATCGTCCGCCGGCTCGAGGAGCAGGAGGAGATCAGTCTCGAGAAGGGAGGGGCCGGTGTTGTCAGCTGA
- the fliF gene encoding flagellar basal-body MS-ring/collar protein FliF, whose product MANLLNNLWSVWRQLGLNQRISLSLAAVVVIAAMAGMLAWASRPDMQLLYGRLDPKDAGDIAAALDAQSIPYRIEGGGGSIMVPRDQVHRIRMDLASKGIPTGGAIGFEIFDRGNFGISDFVQRTNYLRAIQGELSRTVSQLDGVRSARVMVVMPENRLLVTGASARATASVLVETGGRRLDLEAVDSVRSLVANAVEGLLVDDVVVVDNRGNVLSDALKEESIGGLTAGQIRYRREVEDYFGKKVESMLDVALGPGNAVVRVSVDVDASQSTTFEERFDPDGQVLRSQTTTEDTNSSRDVGSTPGAGASANLPSPEAGGGAPPSPATMAEEKRKTRTDSYEINRSTVETVRVGGDIRRITAAVFVAMKTTGEGAERKAEPRSAQELESLRQIVINALGIAPARNQSLDQIVALQEIDFADDPVVETVGVLQDEQKLHHWMDLGRSLVGVVLAVGAFGFFLRLLKRHKPSEASFELLRSDEDRRGGRSLDMSSEITPELLNDLIRQKPANVGYTLKEWMSASSQK is encoded by the coding sequence ATGGCCAATCTTCTCAATAACCTCTGGTCGGTCTGGCGTCAGCTCGGCCTGAATCAGAGAATCTCCCTCTCGCTTGCCGCCGTTGTGGTGATCGCGGCCATGGCCGGAATGCTCGCCTGGGCATCACGACCCGACATGCAGCTTCTCTACGGGCGACTCGATCCGAAGGATGCCGGAGACATTGCAGCCGCTCTCGATGCCCAGTCGATCCCCTATCGAATCGAAGGCGGCGGGGGCTCCATCATGGTTCCCCGCGATCAGGTTCACCGGATCCGCATGGATCTTGCCTCCAAGGGCATTCCCACCGGGGGGGCGATCGGATTCGAGATCTTCGACCGCGGAAATTTCGGGATCAGCGATTTTGTCCAGAGAACCAATTACCTTCGGGCCATTCAGGGTGAACTCTCCCGGACGGTTTCCCAGCTCGACGGAGTCCGATCCGCCCGCGTCATGGTCGTCATGCCGGAGAATCGGCTTCTGGTGACGGGAGCGAGCGCCCGTGCCACCGCCTCGGTCCTCGTGGAAACCGGCGGTCGACGGCTCGATCTTGAAGCGGTCGATTCGGTTCGTTCACTCGTGGCCAACGCAGTCGAGGGGCTGCTCGTTGACGACGTGGTTGTGGTGGACAATCGCGGGAATGTGCTGAGTGACGCACTCAAGGAGGAATCCATTGGCGGACTCACCGCCGGCCAGATCCGCTACCGCCGCGAGGTTGAGGACTATTTCGGAAAGAAGGTCGAGAGCATGCTGGATGTCGCCCTGGGCCCCGGAAATGCCGTGGTCCGGGTTTCCGTGGATGTCGATGCGAGCCAGTCAACCACCTTTGAGGAGCGATTTGATCCCGACGGCCAGGTTCTCAGGAGCCAGACCACGACGGAGGACACCAATTCGTCGCGCGATGTCGGTTCAACTCCCGGAGCGGGGGCCTCCGCCAATCTGCCGTCTCCCGAGGCCGGCGGAGGAGCTCCACCCTCACCGGCAACCATGGCCGAGGAGAAGCGCAAGACGCGGACCGACAGTTATGAGATCAACCGCTCAACCGTCGAGACAGTGAGGGTGGGCGGCGATATCCGCCGGATCACCGCGGCCGTGTTTGTCGCCATGAAGACGACGGGGGAGGGTGCCGAACGAAAGGCCGAACCCCGCAGTGCGCAGGAACTCGAATCCCTGCGACAGATCGTGATCAACGCCCTGGGAATCGCCCCGGCCCGCAATCAGAGCCTTGACCAGATCGTGGCCCTCCAGGAAATCGATTTTGCCGACGATCCGGTTGTTGAGACCGTCGGTGTCCTCCAGGACGAGCAGAAGCTCCACCATTGGATGGATCTGGGGCGCAGCCTCGTCGGTGTCGTCCTCGCGGTCGGAGCTTTTGGTTTCTTCCTTCGCCTCCTCAAGCGTCACAAACCCAGCGAGGCGTCGTTTGAATTGCTGCGGTCCGACGAAGACCGGCGCGGAGGCAGATCCCTCGACATGTCCTCGGAAATCACTCCCGAGCTTCTCAACGATCTGATTCGGCAGAAGCCCGCCAATGTCGGCTACACCCTGAAGGAGTGGATGTCCGCCAGCAGCCAGAAATAG
- the fliE gene encoding flagellar hook-basal body complex protein FliE has product MISPIAQSLNAAYGVRELPGQIKIPDQAPGSLPRVGDVEKPGGLGLTGPATHPASTSFTDMIGTLVREVDGKSKAADSEVRNLMLGRTDNLHQSMIAMQESGLAFSLLVEVRNKLVESYQELMRMPV; this is encoded by the coding sequence ATGATCAGCCCGATAGCTCAGTCACTCAACGCCGCCTACGGAGTCCGGGAACTTCCGGGACAGATCAAGATCCCCGACCAGGCTCCCGGCAGCCTCCCCAGAGTCGGTGATGTGGAAAAGCCCGGTGGGCTCGGACTGACCGGCCCGGCCACCCATCCGGCCTCGACCTCCTTCACCGACATGATCGGCACCCTGGTCCGGGAGGTGGACGGGAAGTCGAAAGCCGCCGACTCCGAGGTCAGAAACCTGATGCTCGGCCGGACCGACAATCTTCATCAATCCATGATCGCCATGCAGGAATCCGGCCTGGCGTTCTCTCTCCTCGTCGAAGTGCGCAACAAGCTGGTCGAATCCTACCAGGAATTGATGCGGATGCCCGTATGA
- the flgC gene encoding flagellar basal body rod protein FlgC, with translation MMNLIPSVDVTASALSAEKVRLDVVSQNIANAHTTRGPNGEPYVRKVVSFEAEMARAGGQGAKGVRVGQVTEDKTLGPLVYNPSHPDADSSGMVRMPNVNLAMEMVDLMTASRSYEANLSVVRTARQMAQKALKIGQ, from the coding sequence ATGATGAATCTGATTCCCTCAGTTGATGTGACCGCATCCGCGCTCTCCGCCGAAAAGGTGAGACTCGATGTGGTCAGCCAGAACATCGCCAATGCGCATACCACCCGGGGGCCGAATGGCGAACCGTATGTCCGGAAGGTGGTCTCCTTCGAAGCCGAGATGGCCAGGGCGGGAGGCCAGGGGGCCAAAGGGGTGCGGGTCGGCCAGGTGACCGAGGACAAGACTCTCGGACCTCTCGTTTACAATCCATCCCATCCGGACGCTGACAGCTCCGGCATGGTTCGCATGCCCAATGTCAATCTGGCGATGGAGATGGTCGACCTGATGACGGCTTCGCGTTCCTACGAGGCCAATCTCTCAGTCGTGAGGACCGCCCGACAGATGGCCCAGAAGGCCCTCAAGATCGGTCAATAA
- the flgB gene encoding flagellar basal body rod protein FlgB, whose protein sequence is MIESIMASENYVLAKKMLDASAFRHELIATNLANAETPGFRRLDLDPEFGRQLESLIQKGDLKGAGAIKMKALADVQARASRPDGNNVELDRELLELNRNSLEYEFLTEYASNSLMRLKTAITGRVT, encoded by the coding sequence ATGATCGAAAGTATCATGGCCAGCGAGAACTATGTCCTCGCGAAGAAGATGTTGGACGCGTCCGCGTTCCGCCATGAGCTGATCGCGACCAATCTGGCCAATGCGGAAACGCCCGGTTTCAGGCGATTGGATCTCGATCCCGAATTCGGGCGGCAGCTCGAGAGCCTCATTCAGAAGGGCGACCTGAAGGGTGCCGGCGCGATCAAGATGAAGGCGCTGGCGGACGTTCAGGCCCGGGCGAGTCGGCCGGACGGCAACAATGTGGAACTCGACCGCGAACTGCTCGAGCTCAACCGCAATTCGCTCGAATACGAATTCCTGACGGAATACGCGAGCAACTCGTTGATGCGCCTGAAGACGGCCATCACCGGCCGGGTCACTTGA